ATCTAGAAGGTGGCCTTGTGAGAAGacgggggggtgtgtgtgtgttctatatTGAGAAAGAGGGTAAGGCCAAACAGAGAAAAacagagttagggcacaatcctaaccaggtctactcagaagtgagttctattttgttcagtggggcttactctcaggaaagtgtggttaggattgcagcccatatTTCACAGCATTGTTATTGAAAGATACCTTGACCTGAGAATTGTTTTAGTGTAGAGTGAAATTAAGAAGGGAGCCACCAAAACAATTGCAGGTGTTTCCCAGTATCTGCTGGGGGTAGGTTCCTGCTTCTTCTATGGATACTAGAAACTGTGGGTAGCAGGGAACCCTATTCAAATCCTCCCATCACACTCATGACTCACCAAGACTTACAGCTGGTAGACTAATGCTACAGCATGTGACTGAGAAAACACGAGCAGAAAGTGGAgttctctgtctgcttcctctgcagtCAACatcctgttagtgttctctctGTTGCCTCCTGGAGCATTAGTCCACCAGCTCTGCCTAGTGTTCTCAGTGTCTACTTTCATTTACTCATCATTCTGTAGCAAGCAAAGCAAAACTGTTTTGCAGAGCCTTTGCAAATGAAGAGGTGAGTCGTTCCCAGGATGAGGGGAGGATTTGTgaaccgcagataagtgaaaccacagatatgggatctgtgacTATGGGAGAACTCCTGTTGTGACCAGTAAATGCTGGCAAACATCTTGTTAGTAATACACATAGTGCTAATCAAACAGTAGAAAGAATTTGGGGATAGCTGACCTGGTAGTTGCTCACCTTCACGtgactgtatttatttttccaggACTCTCGAACATGGCAGTCTTTGCTGCTTTCCTTAGTAGGAGGGAAACTGGTTGGTAGGCATACAGTACGGTTGGGTGGAAATTCTGGAGTGGTTGGAGCCTTGCTAGCGCCTGGGGCATGTGTACCCTCTTTGCAGGTACTTCCTCCGGGCCACTGTGAGCCGCAGGCTGAATGATGTGGTGAAGGAGATGGATATTGTCGTGCACACGCTTAGTACCTATCCGGAACTCAACTCCTCCATCAAGATGGAAGTGGGTATCGAAGACTGCCTGCACATCGAGTTTGAGTACAACAAATCCAAGTGAGTGGGCTGGGGATGCCGGCAGAGCAACTCGGCCCTCTGCTGGGTCTTGGAGCATGAGGTGCTGTGGCCACATGGCTGCGGTGCAGGATTGCACCTCGTCTCATTGGTTGCTTCAGAGGGAGAGGTGAGATAGCACAGCTCCTCCTGCCTACACACCTGGAGTCAAAGGCTGTttggcttctcccctccccaaacctcctcCATCGTTGGTGGTTCCTCCTTGGCTGCGTTGGAAGGAAAAGTGAGAGGCTGAACCCCAGCCCGCCAGCTCAGTGGAGGGCTGGCGGccacatatgaagctgtcttaagctgagtcagaccatcacttctgctagcccagcgctgtcTACGTGGCCTGGTTCTTGAGAGTCATGAGCTGAGGTCTGCCTCGTCCTTGAACTTGAGATCAGGGATTGaatctcctgcatgcaaagcgtGTGCTTTGCTGCTCAGCTGtgacccctgccctcccctctgaactacctctgtcagcagccattcttCTTGGCTGAATCGGAGGGAGAGGTTGGAGCATAAGGTTAGAGGTTGGAGCTTGTCCTCATCACCCTAGATGGGAAAAAGTGCCCATTTGGCTCCTCCCCTCTCCAAACAGtctcctgcagcagccattttgcatagGCACTATGTGACTCCCTAAGTTGACACTACAATGTTGTATGGCGCCATTCCAAGGCAAGTGTAGCAAGTAGAGAAGTATACCGGGAGGCTGTGCTCTGGTCTAAAAGCCCCTCGGAGTAACGCTACAATGTTGTATGACATTGTCTTGAGGCAGTTCTCGCGCCCTGGTGAAAGACTTGCTTGCGAATGCCTCTTCCCTGGTCCATTGTTCTGATTCTCTGGTGATTCTCTCCATCTTTTCCAGATACCATTTGAAAGACGTGATTGTTGGCAAAATCTACTTCCTGCTGGTGCGGATCAAGATCAAACACATGGAGAtcgacatcatcaagcgggagaCTACGGGGACTGGGCCCAACGTGTACCATGAAAATGACACAATAGCTAAATATGAGATCATGGATGGGGCACCTGTGAGAGGTGAGGGGGGAGTTTGACCCTAGCCCAGAGCCAGCAGCAGCCCTCCAAAACCTTATGCCTTTCCCAGCCTTCCTTGCTGAGATCCTTGCACATGGAGATGATGGGCTTATCTACTGATATTACGCATGCAGTGTGCACGGTCTGTCCCTGAGCCATGGGGATATCCTTTATGTTTTTCTCTCCATCCCTCCTGGTAGGTGTGGTGGGCAGGTGGAGCAGAAATAAGGTCCGGAAAGAGTTTGGAAGTACGACAAGCCCAGGCTCCGAAAGTAAATGGTGCATTACAGGGTTTATTGTTCTCTCAGGGTAGATGGTGCTTTAAAAGGCGTGCTAGAGACAAAGTCTAAATATGGTCATAATGTAGACAACAGAGAAAGGAAAGCAGGACGGAAAAAGGGAAAcaggtacaatttttttttcagctaCCCATATttaagcttagttacagtagAGATTGAGGACTAAGAAATTGTGCCAGAAGCGTCGTGGAAAAGATGGGTTTTGGAAAAGGTTTTGGAGGGAGTAAGAGAGGGGGATGTCACACAGGGGCTCTTGGAAGCAGCTCTGAACTTAGTGAGGGAGAATGAACtgagggagcaggagacctttgATCAGTTGAGGGTGTTGGAGTGGGAAAGGCAAAGGTCATGGGCCTGTATTGGGAAATAAGGGCAAAGACTGTTTTTATTTGTATAATCCAAGGAACCCAAGATAGCATAACTATACAGGTTGTTCCTTGTcttccacagatttgactcaacacaaaccATAAGTCCACACTAGAGGACCTCAAAGGACATGACCTATTTAGCaaaacactggaaatgtctttcagAAGGCTTCGGCCGGCCTCCtgagttgcatccagaggtcctgTGAAGCCTGGCCACAAATgtcattatctgtggattttggtatccgcagggggtccaggaatgaaccccctgtggataccaaggaccAACTGTATTGATGAATACCAACACAACACTGTGAGGGGGTTTAACCCAAGGGATTGAGTGATTGGTCCAAGATTGGGGCAGAGTGGGGGCTAGAACCCAGGCCTCCCTGGGTTCAGTGCTCTGTCCACTTCATCACCTCAGCAAACCCTCCACGGGAACCTATAAAACACCATGTTAAAAGCGGTATCTCTGCACAGTGATGTCACGTTCCTCTGAGACCCTGTGCTCTTCCTTTTGCCATTCTTTGCAGGAGAGTCCATCCCTATTAGGCTCTTCCTAGCCGGCTATGAGCTGACGCCTACCATGAGGGATATCAACAAGAAGTTCTCAGTGCGTTATTACCTCAACCTGGTGCTGATTGATGAGGAGGAGAGGCGCTATTTTAAACAACAGGTGAAGCCGGGGGAGGCTGTGACTGGGAGTCTTGCTTGTTTTTCTCTTAACATGACCAGCAGTAGTGAGATCTTTGTCAGATAGTTCCACCATTACCAGTTACCAAATGGTCCCCATTTTTGCTTGTTTTCGTCTCCCTACTCCAGTGCTCTCATGCTATTTTTTCCTGAAAGGGCTGTGAAACTTACAGCATCCATATGTACacagaataaataaatgcagtgttccccctcccccccaaaaaaaatcaaagggtGCCTGTTGAAAGCACCCTCTACTCTAGTTCTGTACCTATTTAACAAGCAAACATCCAACTTTGCCCCACCAGGTAGGTCATGAAATCAGTAGATAAGGCTTGTTCATGACGAGGCCTCTAGTTCTGCAACCATTTGCTGTTTCATTGTTCAGATGAAGACCATTAAAAAAGACAAATGAAATTATATTAATTGTTTTTTAGAGTAGTGTTTATTTGAAGTAAAGGTAATATCAGTTTCTGTATGTGTGGACATTTTCAGATAGGGCATCCCTCCCCCCTGATGTCCTAAGttttagtggtggtgggggaggttgGAATGAACGTTTCTGTTTTTCTCGACGATGTACTCATGGAGAAGActtcatctgttgaatttctgcctagtTTTCCTCTTTACTGTGCAAATGGGGAGTAGTTAACTCACCCTGCCTTTCCTTTTGGGGTAGGAAGTGGTATTGTGGCGCAAAGGGGACATTGTGAGGAAGAGCATGTCCCATCAGGCGGCCATCGCCTCTCAGCGATTCGAAGGTACGTCCTCCCAGACAGACAGCAGGACGCCCAGCCAGCCTTCAGAAAACAACGGGCGGCAGTGAGAGGCCTTCGGAGCAAGGGTTCTGCAGAACCGGTGTGTGGGCGAGGCTCGGGGATGTTGATGAGGAAGATCACCAAACAAATCTTTCAGCAGAGACTTGAGAACACAAATTATCtgttgggttgtgtgtgtgtgtgtttcttttcattccttttctcCTGAGGACTAGCAACTTGTGGGATTGGGGAGGGAGTTGAGGGCAAGGCCTGCCTTCCTCTTTTGGGTGGTTGGATGCTTTTTAAGCATGAGAGGAACAGTGAAAAGATTCTAGGTCTATGGTAGGAGGCATTTGAAAACACAATCTGAGTTGTGAATGCTCCAGACGCCAGGCTGAAGAGGGTCAAAGACATGGAGGAAATACAGATTCTTGGCAatgtgttttggggggagggaggacttCTTATTTTGCCTCTCCGAGCACCCCCTAGGCCAGGGCTTCTTAACCTTCTTTCTGATTACAGACCCCCAGTGGAATGCCAAATGTATCCCTATACCCCCTTCACTTGTTGAAATCCTCCTTATCATCAGTCCTGTTAAGTTCCGATATGACTTCAGAAGGTTCCAGTAGCTTGTTTTTACTTTATACATGGATAGCTAGAAACAGAACACCTCAATCTGTACTGATAATGTTGATAGTTAATAAGCTAATTCAGCgatttttcaaccattttcatctcatgccaaggcactgaaattgttaAGGCGCATCATTTTTGACAgttcacaaggcacaccacactgccaacgcggggctcacatcccccaatagccctactaatatatggccCTGCCCCCAACCCCCACGGCTCACCTGCGAACCAATTGCAGTACACCAATGTACCCTgacacagtgtttgaaaatcccTGATGTAATCTAATGACATAAAAATGTTGAGAGATTGAGTTCCATctccccatcatttggttccccaTCCTCCAAAGGGGTATGGCTATCCCAAGTTAAGAATCCTTGCTGTGGGTGTGTTGCTGTAAGTACTTTTTTTGGTAATTTCAAATGTCAAGACCTCCATGGGTGGATTGAGTTCTTTGAAAGACCCTCTTTCCCTCGTTGACACTAGTCACACACATTCATGCAAATAGCACTGGAGAGACTCAAAGGTGTATTTAGTGTTTATACGTAAAAGTGCTGCTGGGCAAACATCTCCCCACTCCCAATGGCTATTTGTCCCTGAAGAAAagctcctgctggtgctgctgcaatcTTTGTATTCCAGGGCAAATCACCATGGGTGATCACCAGAGCCTGATCTAAATTAAAACCATGGTAGGAGTGGAGGGTTATTCCCCCCCCTCGGCACAGTGTTCCAAATCTCACCTTCttaactaaaagaaaaaaaaacacactagctCCAGTCATGCCTAGTTTCACCTTTTCTTTGACAGTCTTTAAAGGTAGGTCTTTGGAAGAATCAGACTGAAAATTGGGCTGAAATTGCTTCCCAgcttgccattttttttcctgctgctacCAGTCTTGCAGTAGCTGCGCTGCTCTGCATGACTGGCAAACACTATCCAATAGAGTTCTCAGGAGacttatgcgggggggggggg
The sequence above is a segment of the Tiliqua scincoides isolate rTilSci1 chromosome 11, rTilSci1.hap2, whole genome shotgun sequence genome. Coding sequences within it:
- the VPS26B gene encoding vacuolar protein sorting-associated protein 26B; the encoded protein is MSFFGFGQSAELELVLSDAESRRRAEHKTEEGKKEKYFLFYDGETVSGRVILTLKHPNKRLEHQGIKVEFIGQIELYYDRGNHHEFVSLVKDLARPGEFTQSQTFDFEFTHVEKPYESYTGQNVKLRYFLRATVSRRLNDVVKEMDIVVHTLSTYPELNSSIKMEVGIEDCLHIEFEYNKSKYHLKDVIVGKIYFLLVRIKIKHMEIDIIKRETTGTGPNVYHENDTIAKYEIMDGAPVRGESIPIRLFLAGYELTPTMRDINKKFSVRYYLNLVLIDEEERRYFKQQEVVLWRKGDIVRKSMSHQAAIASQRFEGTSSQTDSRTPSQPSENNGRQ